A portion of the Parcubacteria group bacterium genome contains these proteins:
- a CDS encoding cysteine--tRNA ligase — protein MIHLHNTLTRETEEFKPLRQGEVSMYHCGPTVYDKAHIGNLRSFLFADITRRVFEYNDFKVVQVMNITDVGHLTSDADEGEDKMTAGLKREGMAPTLENMHSLADRYIRIFEADTASLNIKKPDALPRASEFVPQQIELIQRLEAKGLAYITSDGVYFDTGKYPDYGKLGGVADQDHSRIGMNAEKKNPRDFALWKFNKNLGWESPWGKGFPGWHIECSAMSMKYLGEEFDIHTGGVDHITVHHNNEIAQSEAATGRPLAHYWLHNEHVLVNSEKMSKSKGNFFTLEDVVKRGFSPLAYRYFLLQAHYRTQINFTWEALEASQNALNKLHDQFLALANDGPEAGEEPKEHFLKALNDDLNTPLALAELWDVVRDRALSGGEKRAILLDFDRVLGLGFDTLKKEDIPSEVKNLAEEREEARAQNDFAKADMLRKEVEEMGYRIDDTPNGPKILKS, from the coding sequence ATGATTCATCTCCATAATACTCTCACTCGAGAAACAGAAGAGTTTAAGCCACTTAGACAGGGGGAGGTTTCAATGTACCACTGTGGGCCGACAGTATACGACAAGGCGCATATTGGGAACCTGCGCTCCTTTCTCTTTGCAGATATCACTCGTCGTGTTTTTGAATACAACGATTTCAAGGTAGTGCAGGTTATGAACATCACCGATGTTGGACATCTGACTTCCGACGCCGATGAAGGAGAAGACAAGATGACAGCTGGTCTTAAACGCGAGGGCATGGCTCCAACGCTTGAGAATATGCACTCCTTGGCAGATCGCTACATCCGTATTTTTGAAGCAGATACCGCTTCCCTCAATATCAAGAAGCCAGATGCCTTGCCGAGAGCGAGTGAGTTTGTCCCACAACAGATCGAACTCATCCAACGTTTAGAAGCCAAGGGTCTCGCCTATATCACCTCCGACGGAGTCTACTTTGATACAGGGAAATACCCTGACTACGGCAAGCTTGGCGGGGTGGCGGACCAGGACCACTCGCGCATCGGAATGAATGCCGAAAAGAAGAACCCGCGAGACTTTGCTCTGTGGAAATTTAACAAAAACCTCGGTTGGGAAAGCCCGTGGGGCAAGGGTTTCCCAGGATGGCATATAGAGTGCTCAGCGATGTCGATGAAGTATTTGGGAGAAGAGTTCGACATTCACACCGGAGGCGTCGACCACATAACAGTTCACCACAACAACGAAATCGCGCAGTCAGAAGCCGCAACAGGCAGGCCCTTGGCGCACTACTGGCTCCACAACGAGCATGTCCTGGTTAATAGCGAGAAGATGTCAAAGTCAAAAGGCAACTTTTTTACTCTTGAGGACGTCGTGAAGCGTGGCTTCTCCCCTCTTGCGTATCGCTACTTCCTTCTCCAGGCGCATTACCGTACGCAGATCAACTTCACCTGGGAAGCACTTGAGGCGTCGCAAAACGCACTCAACAAACTGCACGATCAGTTTCTTGCTCTCGCCAACGATGGGCCAGAAGCAGGAGAAGAGCCAAAAGAACATTTTCTCAAGGCGCTCAATGATGATTTGAATACTCCCCTCGCCCTCGCTGAGCTCTGGGATGTTGTACGTGATCGTGCTCTAAGTGGCGGAGAAAAGCGGGCGATACTGCTCGATTTTGACCGGGTTCTTGGACTAGGTTTTGACACACTCAAAAAAGAAGACATTCCATCAGAAGTGAAGAATCTTGCAGAAGAGCGCGAAGAAGCACGTGCCCAGAACGATTTTGCCAAAGCAGACATGCTCCGTAAGGAAGTTGAGGAGATGGGCTATAGGATAGACGATACTCCAAACGGACCAAAAATTCTCAAGTCCTAA